A stretch of Dyella sp. BiH032 DNA encodes these proteins:
- the egtB gene encoding ergothioneine biosynthesis protein EgtB, with protein MPDLALQAESLLQRFRRVRARTLQLCAGLSAEDMMVQSMPDASPAKWHLAHTTWFFEQFLLGRDAAWRPRHPEWHYLFNSYYQTVGPMHARPRRGLLSRPSLDEVIEYRRYVEAAVETRIETGLGAAEAIVELGLQHEQQHQELLVTDIQHALWCNPLRPAYDPTLAPPSASRVEPLAYVDGQEGVIEIGHAGDGFAFDNEGPRHRAYLQAHALANRLVTNGEYRLFVQDGGYREPTLWLSDGWATVQAEGWERPLYWQADLDSAYGLAGVHELDPAAPVVHLSYFEADAFARWAGARLPTEAEWESAAAAQPVRGNLLDGRPQPPRAAVGEGLLQMYGDAWEWTASPYVSYPGFQPLPGALGEYNGKFMNAQWVLRGGSCATPRDHIRATYRNFFPAQARWQFAGLRLARDR; from the coding sequence CTGCCCGACCTTGCCCTCCAGGCGGAATCCCTTCTGCAGCGTTTCCGACGGGTGCGCGCCCGCACGCTGCAGTTGTGCGCCGGCCTCAGCGCCGAAGACATGATGGTGCAGTCCATGCCCGACGCCAGTCCGGCGAAGTGGCATCTGGCCCATACCACCTGGTTCTTCGAGCAGTTCCTGCTGGGCCGCGATGCCGCGTGGCGGCCGCGCCACCCCGAGTGGCATTACCTGTTCAATTCCTACTACCAGACGGTGGGGCCCATGCATGCCCGCCCGCGGCGCGGCCTGCTGTCGCGTCCGTCGCTGGACGAGGTCATCGAATACCGTCGTTACGTCGAAGCCGCGGTTGAGACACGCATCGAGACTGGTCTGGGCGCTGCGGAAGCCATCGTCGAACTCGGCCTGCAGCACGAACAGCAGCATCAGGAGCTGCTGGTCACCGATATCCAGCATGCGCTCTGGTGCAATCCGCTGCGTCCGGCCTATGACCCGACCCTGGCGCCTCCCTCGGCGTCGCGCGTCGAGCCGCTGGCATACGTGGATGGCCAGGAGGGCGTGATCGAGATCGGCCATGCGGGCGACGGCTTCGCCTTCGACAACGAAGGTCCCCGGCATCGTGCGTATCTGCAAGCGCACGCGCTCGCCAATCGGCTGGTGACGAACGGCGAATATCGCCTGTTCGTGCAGGACGGCGGCTATCGCGAGCCGACGCTGTGGCTCTCCGACGGCTGGGCCACCGTCCAGGCGGAGGGCTGGGAGCGGCCGCTTTACTGGCAGGCGGATCTCGACAGTGCGTACGGCCTCGCCGGCGTGCACGAACTGGACCCCGCCGCGCCGGTCGTGCACCTGAGCTATTTCGAAGCCGATGCCTTCGCGCGCTGGGCCGGCGCGCGCCTGCCTACCGAAGCCGAATGGGAAAGCGCCGCGGCGGCGCAACCCGTTCGCGGCAATCTGCTCGACGGTCGTCCGCAACCGCCGCGCGCAGCGGTGGGCGAAGGCCTGCTGCAGATGTATGGCGATGCGTGGGAATGGACCGCTTCGCCGTATGTGAGCTATCCCGGCTTCCAACCGTTGCCCGGCGCGCTGGGCGAATACAACGGCAAGTTCATGAACGCGCAATGGGTGTTGCGGGGCGGTTCCTGCGCCACGCCACGCGATCACATCCGCGCCACCTACCGCAACTTTTTTCCCGCGCAGGCCCGCTGGCAGTTCGCCGGCCTGCGCCTCGCCCGCGACCGGTAA
- the egtD gene encoding L-histidine N(alpha)-methyltransferase — translation MSLQALEPRDDDRRPPASELLEIVQRGLRATPKRLPSWLFYDERGSELFEQICEQPEYYLTRAEIALLDAHAGDIADVLGPDVRLVEYGSGNAVKTRQLLGHLASPVCYVPVEIASEALTASVQRLAERFPSLPMQPLHADFTRPLRLPIPPRAPRRTVIYFPGSTIGNFEQREAIQLLRTMRDEMGEAGGVLIGVDLKKDAARIEAAYNDRAGVTAEFTLNMLARLNRELGCDFQLGAFRHRAHYNPLAGRIETHIISLREQKVRVGRMLASFAEEEAMLVEYSCKYSPEDFAAMAGKAGLEVARVWLDPEGLFSLQYLVRRAG, via the coding sequence ATGAGTCTGCAAGCCCTGGAACCCCGCGACGACGATCGCCGCCCACCTGCCAGCGAACTGCTCGAGATTGTCCAGCGCGGATTGCGCGCGACGCCGAAACGCCTGCCGTCCTGGCTGTTCTACGACGAGCGCGGCAGCGAACTGTTCGAGCAGATCTGCGAACAGCCGGAGTATTACCTCACGCGCGCGGAGATCGCCTTGCTCGATGCGCATGCAGGCGATATCGCCGACGTACTGGGGCCGGATGTCCGTTTGGTCGAATACGGCAGCGGCAACGCAGTAAAGACGCGCCAGCTGCTCGGCCATCTGGCTTCCCCGGTGTGCTACGTGCCGGTAGAGATCGCGTCCGAAGCGCTCACTGCCAGCGTGCAGCGCCTGGCCGAACGCTTTCCCTCGCTGCCGATGCAGCCGTTGCATGCGGATTTCACCCGCCCGCTGCGCCTGCCGATTCCGCCACGCGCGCCGCGGCGTACGGTGATCTATTTCCCCGGCTCGACCATCGGCAATTTCGAGCAGCGCGAGGCAATCCAGCTGCTGCGGACGATGCGCGACGAGATGGGCGAAGCCGGCGGCGTGCTGATCGGCGTGGACCTGAAGAAAGACGCGGCGCGCATCGAAGCGGCCTATAACGATCGCGCAGGCGTCACCGCCGAGTTCACGCTCAACATGCTCGCTCGCCTCAACCGCGAGCTGGGCTGCGATTTCCAGCTCGGCGCCTTCCGCCACCGCGCACACTACAACCCGCTCGCCGGACGCATCGAGACGCACATCATCAGCCTTCGAGAGCAGAAGGTGAGGGTGGGGCGCATGCTGGCGTCGTTCGCGGAAGAGGAGGCGATGCTGGTGGAGTACAGCTGCAAGTATTCGCCGGAGGATTTCGCGGCGATGGCGGGGAAGGCGGGGTTGGAGGTGGCGAGGGTTTGGTTGGATCCGGAGGGGTTGTTTTCTTTGCAGTATTTGGTGCGTCGCGCGGGTTGA